In one window of Vulpes vulpes isolate BD-2025 chromosome 1, VulVul3, whole genome shotgun sequence DNA:
- the RUBCN gene encoding run domain Beclin-1-interacting and cysteine-rich domain-containing protein isoform X15 has translation MQSILYHGLIHDQQVCCRQTDYWQFVKDIRWLSPHSALHVEKFISLHENSQSSTDGVSEHAVAELWLQHSLQCHCLSAQLRPLLGDKQYIRKFYTDTAFLLSNAHVTAMLQCLEAVEQNNPRLLAQIDASMFARKHESPLLVTKSQSLTALPGSTYTPPTSYAQHSYFGSFSSLHQSVPNHGSERRSTSLSLSGPPRKPQESREHVSPAQDQAFQASLLPVSALARDSSSTPNEMSSSTLTSPLEASWVSSQNDSPSDASEGPEYLAIGNLDPRGRTASCQSHSSNAESSSSNLFSSSSSQKPDSAASSLGEQEGDGQSQLSSILRRSSFSEGQTLPATSGTKKSHTRSHSDTNIASRGASESCNDKSKLRGPLPYSGQSSEVSTPSSLYMEYEGGQYLCSGEGMFRRPSEGQSLISYLSEQDFGSCADLEKENAHFSISESLIAAIELMKCNMMSQCLEEEEEEEEDSDREIQELKQKIRLRRQQIRTKNLLPVYQETEHGSFRVTSSSSQFSSRDSTQFSDSGSADEVDEFEIQDADIRRSTASHSKSFTSSQPFSHCFLHSTSAEAVAMGLLKQFEGMQLPAASELEWLVPEHDAPQKLLPIPDSLPISPDDGQHADIYKLRIRVRGNLEWAPPRPQIIFNVHPAPTRKIAVAKQNYRCAGCGIRTDPDYIKRLRYCEYLGKYFCQCCHENAQVVIPSRVLRKWDFSKYYVSNFSKDLLIKIWNDPLFNVQDINSALYRKVKLLNQVRLLRIQLYHMKNMFKTCRLAKELLDSFDTVPGHLTEDLHLYSLNDLTATRKGELGPRLAELTRAGAAHVERCMLCQAKGFICEFCQNEEDIIFPFELHKCRTCEECKACYHKACFKSGSCPRCERLQARRELLAKQSLESYMSDYEEEPTEALALEATVLEAT, from the exons ATGCAGAGCATCCTCTATCATGGGCTCATCCATGACCAG CAGGTGTGTTGCCGCCAGACTGATTACTGGCAGTTTGTGAAGGACATCCGCTGGCTCAGTCCCCACTCAGCCCTTCATGTGGAGAAG TTCATCAGCTTACACGAGAATAGCCAGAGCAGCACTGATGGTGTGAGTGAGCATGCTGTTGCTGAATTGTGGCTGCAGCACAGCTTGCAGTGCCACTGTCTCTCCGCCCAGCTCCGACCACTGCTCGGGGACAAGCAGTATATCAGAAAATTCTACACAG ATACTGCTTTCCTGCTAAGCAACGCCCACGTCACGGCCATGCTCCAGTGCCTGGAAGCAGTTGAACAGAACAACCCCCGCCTCCTGGCTCAGATTGATGCATCTATG TTTGCCAGAAAGCATGAGAGCCCGCTGCTGGTAACAAAGAGCCAGAGCCTGACAGCCCTGCCCGGTTCCACATACACCCCTCCGACCAGCTATGCTCAGCATTCCTACTTTGGGTCCTTCTCTAGCCTCCACCAGTCCGTACCCAACCACGGCTCAG AAAGAAGATCTACTTCCTTGTCACTCTCTGGCCCTCCCCGAAAACCTCAAGAAAGCAGAGAGCACGTCTCACCGGCACAGGATCAAGCCTTCCAAGCCTCCCTGCTTCCAGTCTCTGCATTAGCCAGGGATTCCTCCTCAACCCCAAATGAGATGAGCTCTAGCACTCTGACCAGCCCCCTAGAAGCATCCTGGGTCAGCAGCCAGAATGATTCCCCAAGTGATGCCAGCGAGGGGCCCGAGTACTTGGCCATTGGCAACCTGGACCCCCGAGGCCGGACTGCCAGCTGTCAGAGTCACAGCAGCAATGCTGAGAGCAGCAGCTCCAACTTGTTCTCCTCCAGCAGCTCGCAGAAGCCAGATTCTGCTGCTTCTTCCCTAGGCGAGCAGGAAGGAGACGGGCAGAGCCAGCTGTCCAGCATCCTTCGCAGGTCCAGCTTCTCGGAAGGGCAGACACTCCCTGCCACCAGTGGAACAAAAAAGAGCCACACTCGCTCCCATTCAGATACCAACATTGCCTCCAGAGGAGCCTCAG AATCCTGCAATGATAAGTCGAAGTTGAGAGGCCCCTTGCCTTACTCTGGCCAAAGCAGTGAAGTCAGCACACCCAGCTCTCTGTACATGGAGTATG AGGGTGGTCAGTACCTGTGCTCAGGGGAGGGCATGTTCCGAAGACCATCAGAAGGACAGTCCCTCATCAGTTACCTGTCGGAGCAAGACTTTGGAAGCTGTGCAGACCTGGAAAAG GAGAATGCCCACTTCAGCATCTCAGAGTCCTTGATTGCTGCCATTGAGCTAATGAAGTGCAATATGATGAGCCAGTGCctagaagaggaggaagaagaggaggaagacagcGATAGAGAGATCCAGGAACTGAAGCAGAAGATCCGCCTTCGTCGCCAGCAGATCCGCACCAAGAACCTTCTCCCCGTGTACCAGGAGACAGAGCATGGAA GCTTTCGGGTCACTTCTAGCAGCTCCCAGTTCAGCTCACGTGATTCAACACAGTTCTCTGACTCCGGCTCTGCTGATGAGGTTGATGAATTTGAAATTCAAG ATGCTGACATCAGAAGGAGCACAGCCTCACACAGCAAATCCTTCACTTCCTCCCAACCCTt CTCCCACTGCTTCCTTCACTCCACATCTGCAGAGGCAGTGGCCATGGGACTCCTGAAGCAGTTCGAAGGCATGCAACTCCCAGCTGCCTCAGAGCTAGAATGGCTAGTTCCAGAGCATGATGCCCCTCAGAAG CTCCTGCCCATCCCGGACTCACTGCCCATCTCACCAGACGACGGGCAGCACGCTGACATCTACAAGCTGCGGATTCGTGTTCGTGGCAACCTGGAGTGGGCCCCACCCCGACCTCAGATCATTTTCAATGTTCATCCAGCCCCGAC GAGGAAGATTGCTGTGGCCAAGCAGAATTACCGCTGTGCCGGGTGCGGCATTCGGACTGACCCTG ATTACATCAAGCGGCTGCGGTACTGTGAGTACTTGGGCAAGTACTTCTGCCAGTGCTGCCATGAAAATGCCCAGGTGGTCATCCCCAGCCGCGTTCTGCGCAAGTGGGACTTCAGCAAGTACTATGTCAGCAATTTCTCCAAGGACCTGCTCATCAAGATCTGGAATGACCCTCTCTTCAACGTGCAGGACATCAACAGTGCCCTCTATCGGAAGGTCAAGCTGCTCAACCAAGTCCGG CTGCTGCGGATCCAGCTGTATCACATGAAGAACATGTTCAAGACATGCCGACTGGCCAAAGA GCTTCTGGATTCCTTTGACACAGTTCCCGGCCACCTGACCGAGGATCTCCACCTGTACTCACTGAATGACCTGACTGCAACCAGGAAGGGGGAGTTGGGACCCCGGCTCGCTGAGCTCaccagggcaggggctgcccaCGTAGAGCGATGCATG CTCTGCCAAGCCAAGGGCTTCATCTGTGAGTTCTGTCAGAATGAGGAGGACATCATCTTTCCTTTTGAGCTCCATAAGTGCCGGACCTGTGAAG AATGTAAAGCGTGTTACCATAAAGCTTGCTTCAAGTCTGGAAGCTGTCCCCGGTGCGAGCGGCTGCAGGCCCGGCGGGAATTGCTGGCCAAACAGAGCCTGGAGTCTTACATGTCAGACTATGAGGAGGAACCCACTGAAGCCTTGGCCCTCGAGGCCACTGTTCTGGAGGCCACCTGA
- the RUBCN gene encoding run domain Beclin-1-interacting and cysteine-rich domain-containing protein isoform X5 gives MQSILYHGLIHDQQVCCRQTDYWQFVKDIRWLSPHSALHVEKFISLHENSQSSTDGVSEHAVAELWLQHSLQCHCLSAQLRPLLGDKQYIRKFYTDTAFLLSNAHVTAMLQCLEAVEQNNPRLLAQIDASMFARKHESPLLVTKSQSLTALPGSTYTPPTSYAQHSYFGSFSSLHQSVPNHGSERRSTSLSLSGPPRKPQESREHVSPAQDQAFQASLLPVSALARDSSSTPNEMSSSTLTSPLEASWVSSQNDSPSDASEGPEYLAIGNLDPRGRTASCQSHSSNAESSSSNLFSSSSSQKPDSAASSLGEQEGDGQSQLSSILRRSSFSEGQTLPATSGTKKSHTRSHSDTNIASRGASESCNDKSKLRGPLPYSGQSSEVSTPSSLYMEYEGGQYLCSGEGMFRRPSEGQSLISYLSEQDFGSCADLEKENAHFSISESLIAAIELMKCNMMSQCLEEEEEEEEDSDREIQELKQKIRLRRQQIRTKNLLPVYQETEHGTGFRVTSSSSQFSSRDSTQFSDSGSADEVDEFEIQDGSEGSNLTHMSKNGLSVSMASMFSDADIRRSTASHSKSFTSSQPFSHCFLHSTSAEAVAMGLLKQFEGMQLPAASELEWLVPEHDAPQKLLPIPDSLPISPDDGQHADIYKLRIRVRGNLEWAPPRPQIIFNVHPAPTRKIAVAKQNYRCAGCGIRTDPDYIKRLRYCEYLGKYFCQCCHENAQVVIPSRVLRKWDFSKYYVSNFSKDLLIKIWNDPLFNVQDINSALYRKVKLLNQVRLLRIQLYHMKNMFKTCRLAKELLDSFDTVPGHLTEDLHLYSLNDLTATRKGELGPRLAELTRAGAAHVERCMLCQAKGFICEFCQNEEDIIFPFELHKCRTCEECKACYHKACFKSGSCPRCERLQARRELLAKQSLESYMSDYEEEPTEALALEATVLEAT, from the exons ATGCAGAGCATCCTCTATCATGGGCTCATCCATGACCAG CAGGTGTGTTGCCGCCAGACTGATTACTGGCAGTTTGTGAAGGACATCCGCTGGCTCAGTCCCCACTCAGCCCTTCATGTGGAGAAG TTCATCAGCTTACACGAGAATAGCCAGAGCAGCACTGATGGTGTGAGTGAGCATGCTGTTGCTGAATTGTGGCTGCAGCACAGCTTGCAGTGCCACTGTCTCTCCGCCCAGCTCCGACCACTGCTCGGGGACAAGCAGTATATCAGAAAATTCTACACAG ATACTGCTTTCCTGCTAAGCAACGCCCACGTCACGGCCATGCTCCAGTGCCTGGAAGCAGTTGAACAGAACAACCCCCGCCTCCTGGCTCAGATTGATGCATCTATG TTTGCCAGAAAGCATGAGAGCCCGCTGCTGGTAACAAAGAGCCAGAGCCTGACAGCCCTGCCCGGTTCCACATACACCCCTCCGACCAGCTATGCTCAGCATTCCTACTTTGGGTCCTTCTCTAGCCTCCACCAGTCCGTACCCAACCACGGCTCAG AAAGAAGATCTACTTCCTTGTCACTCTCTGGCCCTCCCCGAAAACCTCAAGAAAGCAGAGAGCACGTCTCACCGGCACAGGATCAAGCCTTCCAAGCCTCCCTGCTTCCAGTCTCTGCATTAGCCAGGGATTCCTCCTCAACCCCAAATGAGATGAGCTCTAGCACTCTGACCAGCCCCCTAGAAGCATCCTGGGTCAGCAGCCAGAATGATTCCCCAAGTGATGCCAGCGAGGGGCCCGAGTACTTGGCCATTGGCAACCTGGACCCCCGAGGCCGGACTGCCAGCTGTCAGAGTCACAGCAGCAATGCTGAGAGCAGCAGCTCCAACTTGTTCTCCTCCAGCAGCTCGCAGAAGCCAGATTCTGCTGCTTCTTCCCTAGGCGAGCAGGAAGGAGACGGGCAGAGCCAGCTGTCCAGCATCCTTCGCAGGTCCAGCTTCTCGGAAGGGCAGACACTCCCTGCCACCAGTGGAACAAAAAAGAGCCACACTCGCTCCCATTCAGATACCAACATTGCCTCCAGAGGAGCCTCAG AATCCTGCAATGATAAGTCGAAGTTGAGAGGCCCCTTGCCTTACTCTGGCCAAAGCAGTGAAGTCAGCACACCCAGCTCTCTGTACATGGAGTATG AGGGTGGTCAGTACCTGTGCTCAGGGGAGGGCATGTTCCGAAGACCATCAGAAGGACAGTCCCTCATCAGTTACCTGTCGGAGCAAGACTTTGGAAGCTGTGCAGACCTGGAAAAG GAGAATGCCCACTTCAGCATCTCAGAGTCCTTGATTGCTGCCATTGAGCTAATGAAGTGCAATATGATGAGCCAGTGCctagaagaggaggaagaagaggaggaagacagcGATAGAGAGATCCAGGAACTGAAGCAGAAGATCCGCCTTCGTCGCCAGCAGATCCGCACCAAGAACCTTCTCCCCGTGTACCAGGAGACAGAGCATGGAA caGGCTTTCGGGTCACTTCTAGCAGCTCCCAGTTCAGCTCACGTGATTCAACACAGTTCTCTGACTCCGGCTCTGCTGATGAGGTTGATGAATTTGAAATTCAAG ATGGTAGCGAAGGATCTAACCTGACTCACATGTCAAAGAATGGACTCTCAGTGTCAATGGCCTCGATGTTTTCAG ATGCTGACATCAGAAGGAGCACAGCCTCACACAGCAAATCCTTCACTTCCTCCCAACCCTt CTCCCACTGCTTCCTTCACTCCACATCTGCAGAGGCAGTGGCCATGGGACTCCTGAAGCAGTTCGAAGGCATGCAACTCCCAGCTGCCTCAGAGCTAGAATGGCTAGTTCCAGAGCATGATGCCCCTCAGAAG CTCCTGCCCATCCCGGACTCACTGCCCATCTCACCAGACGACGGGCAGCACGCTGACATCTACAAGCTGCGGATTCGTGTTCGTGGCAACCTGGAGTGGGCCCCACCCCGACCTCAGATCATTTTCAATGTTCATCCAGCCCCGAC GAGGAAGATTGCTGTGGCCAAGCAGAATTACCGCTGTGCCGGGTGCGGCATTCGGACTGACCCTG ATTACATCAAGCGGCTGCGGTACTGTGAGTACTTGGGCAAGTACTTCTGCCAGTGCTGCCATGAAAATGCCCAGGTGGTCATCCCCAGCCGCGTTCTGCGCAAGTGGGACTTCAGCAAGTACTATGTCAGCAATTTCTCCAAGGACCTGCTCATCAAGATCTGGAATGACCCTCTCTTCAACGTGCAGGACATCAACAGTGCCCTCTATCGGAAGGTCAAGCTGCTCAACCAAGTCCGG CTGCTGCGGATCCAGCTGTATCACATGAAGAACATGTTCAAGACATGCCGACTGGCCAAAGA GCTTCTGGATTCCTTTGACACAGTTCCCGGCCACCTGACCGAGGATCTCCACCTGTACTCACTGAATGACCTGACTGCAACCAGGAAGGGGGAGTTGGGACCCCGGCTCGCTGAGCTCaccagggcaggggctgcccaCGTAGAGCGATGCATG CTCTGCCAAGCCAAGGGCTTCATCTGTGAGTTCTGTCAGAATGAGGAGGACATCATCTTTCCTTTTGAGCTCCATAAGTGCCGGACCTGTGAAG AATGTAAAGCGTGTTACCATAAAGCTTGCTTCAAGTCTGGAAGCTGTCCCCGGTGCGAGCGGCTGCAGGCCCGGCGGGAATTGCTGGCCAAACAGAGCCTGGAGTCTTACATGTCAGACTATGAGGAGGAACCCACTGAAGCCTTGGCCCTCGAGGCCACTGTTCTGGAGGCCACCTGA
- the RUBCN gene encoding run domain Beclin-1-interacting and cysteine-rich domain-containing protein isoform X11: MQSILYHGLIHDQQVCCRQTDYWQFVKDIRWLSPHSALHVEKFISLHENSQSSTDGVSEHAVAELWLQHSLQCHCLSAQLRPLLGDKQYIRKFYTDTAFLLSNAHVTAMLQCLEAVEQNNPRLLAQIDASMFARKHESPLLVTKSQSLTALPGSTYTPPTSYAQHSYFGSFSSLHQSVPNHGSERRSTSLSLSGPPRKPQESREHVSPAQDQAFQASLLPVSALARDSSSTPNEMSSSTLTSPLEASWVSSQNDSPSDASEGPEYLAIGNLDPRGRTASCQSHSSNAESSSSNLFSSSSSQKPDSAASSLGEQEGDGQSQLSSILRRSSFSEGQTLPATSGTKKSHTRSHSDTNIASRGASGGPRNITIIVEDPIAEGGQYLCSGEGMFRRPSEGQSLISYLSEQDFGSCADLEKENAHFSISESLIAAIELMKCNMMSQCLEEEEEEEEDSDREIQELKQKIRLRRQQIRTKNLLPVYQETEHGTGFRVTSSSSQFSSRDSTQFSDSGSADEVDEFEIQDGSEGSNLTHMSKNGLSVSMASMFSDADIRRSTASHSKSFTSSQPFSHCFLHSTSAEAVAMGLLKQFEGMQLPAASELEWLVPEHDAPQKLLPIPDSLPISPDDGQHADIYKLRIRVRGNLEWAPPRPQIIFNVHPAPTRKIAVAKQNYRCAGCGIRTDPDYIKRLRYCEYLGKYFCQCCHENAQVVIPSRVLRKWDFSKYYVSNFSKDLLIKIWNDPLFNVQDINSALYRKVKLLNQVRLLRIQLYHMKNMFKTCRLAKELLDSFDTVPGHLTEDLHLYSLNDLTATRKGELGPRLAELTRAGAAHVERCMLCQAKGFICEFCQNEEDIIFPFELHKCRTCEECKACYHKACFKSGSCPRCERLQARRELLAKQSLESYMSDYEEEPTEALALEATVLEAT; the protein is encoded by the exons ATGCAGAGCATCCTCTATCATGGGCTCATCCATGACCAG CAGGTGTGTTGCCGCCAGACTGATTACTGGCAGTTTGTGAAGGACATCCGCTGGCTCAGTCCCCACTCAGCCCTTCATGTGGAGAAG TTCATCAGCTTACACGAGAATAGCCAGAGCAGCACTGATGGTGTGAGTGAGCATGCTGTTGCTGAATTGTGGCTGCAGCACAGCTTGCAGTGCCACTGTCTCTCCGCCCAGCTCCGACCACTGCTCGGGGACAAGCAGTATATCAGAAAATTCTACACAG ATACTGCTTTCCTGCTAAGCAACGCCCACGTCACGGCCATGCTCCAGTGCCTGGAAGCAGTTGAACAGAACAACCCCCGCCTCCTGGCTCAGATTGATGCATCTATG TTTGCCAGAAAGCATGAGAGCCCGCTGCTGGTAACAAAGAGCCAGAGCCTGACAGCCCTGCCCGGTTCCACATACACCCCTCCGACCAGCTATGCTCAGCATTCCTACTTTGGGTCCTTCTCTAGCCTCCACCAGTCCGTACCCAACCACGGCTCAG AAAGAAGATCTACTTCCTTGTCACTCTCTGGCCCTCCCCGAAAACCTCAAGAAAGCAGAGAGCACGTCTCACCGGCACAGGATCAAGCCTTCCAAGCCTCCCTGCTTCCAGTCTCTGCATTAGCCAGGGATTCCTCCTCAACCCCAAATGAGATGAGCTCTAGCACTCTGACCAGCCCCCTAGAAGCATCCTGGGTCAGCAGCCAGAATGATTCCCCAAGTGATGCCAGCGAGGGGCCCGAGTACTTGGCCATTGGCAACCTGGACCCCCGAGGCCGGACTGCCAGCTGTCAGAGTCACAGCAGCAATGCTGAGAGCAGCAGCTCCAACTTGTTCTCCTCCAGCAGCTCGCAGAAGCCAGATTCTGCTGCTTCTTCCCTAGGCGAGCAGGAAGGAGACGGGCAGAGCCAGCTGTCCAGCATCCTTCGCAGGTCCAGCTTCTCGGAAGGGCAGACACTCCCTGCCACCAGTGGAACAAAAAAGAGCCACACTCGCTCCCATTCAGATACCAACATTGCCTCCAGAGGAGCCTCAG GAGGCCCCAGGAATATCACCATTATAGTTGAAGATCCCATTGCAG AGGGTGGTCAGTACCTGTGCTCAGGGGAGGGCATGTTCCGAAGACCATCAGAAGGACAGTCCCTCATCAGTTACCTGTCGGAGCAAGACTTTGGAAGCTGTGCAGACCTGGAAAAG GAGAATGCCCACTTCAGCATCTCAGAGTCCTTGATTGCTGCCATTGAGCTAATGAAGTGCAATATGATGAGCCAGTGCctagaagaggaggaagaagaggaggaagacagcGATAGAGAGATCCAGGAACTGAAGCAGAAGATCCGCCTTCGTCGCCAGCAGATCCGCACCAAGAACCTTCTCCCCGTGTACCAGGAGACAGAGCATGGAA caGGCTTTCGGGTCACTTCTAGCAGCTCCCAGTTCAGCTCACGTGATTCAACACAGTTCTCTGACTCCGGCTCTGCTGATGAGGTTGATGAATTTGAAATTCAAG ATGGTAGCGAAGGATCTAACCTGACTCACATGTCAAAGAATGGACTCTCAGTGTCAATGGCCTCGATGTTTTCAG ATGCTGACATCAGAAGGAGCACAGCCTCACACAGCAAATCCTTCACTTCCTCCCAACCCTt CTCCCACTGCTTCCTTCACTCCACATCTGCAGAGGCAGTGGCCATGGGACTCCTGAAGCAGTTCGAAGGCATGCAACTCCCAGCTGCCTCAGAGCTAGAATGGCTAGTTCCAGAGCATGATGCCCCTCAGAAG CTCCTGCCCATCCCGGACTCACTGCCCATCTCACCAGACGACGGGCAGCACGCTGACATCTACAAGCTGCGGATTCGTGTTCGTGGCAACCTGGAGTGGGCCCCACCCCGACCTCAGATCATTTTCAATGTTCATCCAGCCCCGAC GAGGAAGATTGCTGTGGCCAAGCAGAATTACCGCTGTGCCGGGTGCGGCATTCGGACTGACCCTG ATTACATCAAGCGGCTGCGGTACTGTGAGTACTTGGGCAAGTACTTCTGCCAGTGCTGCCATGAAAATGCCCAGGTGGTCATCCCCAGCCGCGTTCTGCGCAAGTGGGACTTCAGCAAGTACTATGTCAGCAATTTCTCCAAGGACCTGCTCATCAAGATCTGGAATGACCCTCTCTTCAACGTGCAGGACATCAACAGTGCCCTCTATCGGAAGGTCAAGCTGCTCAACCAAGTCCGG CTGCTGCGGATCCAGCTGTATCACATGAAGAACATGTTCAAGACATGCCGACTGGCCAAAGA GCTTCTGGATTCCTTTGACACAGTTCCCGGCCACCTGACCGAGGATCTCCACCTGTACTCACTGAATGACCTGACTGCAACCAGGAAGGGGGAGTTGGGACCCCGGCTCGCTGAGCTCaccagggcaggggctgcccaCGTAGAGCGATGCATG CTCTGCCAAGCCAAGGGCTTCATCTGTGAGTTCTGTCAGAATGAGGAGGACATCATCTTTCCTTTTGAGCTCCATAAGTGCCGGACCTGTGAAG AATGTAAAGCGTGTTACCATAAAGCTTGCTTCAAGTCTGGAAGCTGTCCCCGGTGCGAGCGGCTGCAGGCCCGGCGGGAATTGCTGGCCAAACAGAGCCTGGAGTCTTACATGTCAGACTATGAGGAGGAACCCACTGAAGCCTTGGCCCTCGAGGCCACTGTTCTGGAGGCCACCTGA